Proteins found in one Synechococcus sp. UW179A genomic segment:
- a CDS encoding Nif11-like leader peptide family natural product precursor, with translation MSEQQLKAFIAKIQSDDLLQKQLKAEGADVLAIAKAAGFSLSKDDLALCQQNISDAELETSAGGGRTDVFSCSNECCTYFNC, from the coding sequence ATGTCAGAACAACAACTCAAGGCATTCATTGCTAAAATTCAATCAGATGATTTACTGCAAAAACAACTAAAGGCGGAAGGTGCAGACGTTTTAGCGATTGCAAAAGCTGCTGGATTCTCTTTGTCGAAAGATGACTTGGCCTTGTGCCAGCAAAATATTTCTGATGCTGAGCTGGAAACTTCTGCAGGTGGAGGTAGAACGGATGTTTTCTCTTGTTCAAACGAATGCTGCACTTATTTTAACTGCTGA
- a CDS encoding histidine phosphatase family protein, protein MGGELAESMQHSPRLTFSLSGVAALTLANGVLLSTAAQDVIKVTPSNNLTVVIIRHGEKPLNNHNLSCKGLNRALQLPEVLNKKFLNFDHTFVPSLKNGEHTRHARMFQTVTPLAIKNKLEVNSSFGGKDYDGIAKHLLSKAGTILLVWKHSKIQNIAQNLGVKNPPQWRKEDFDSIWVISFKNGKASLEIDKLGINPSIHCNY, encoded by the coding sequence ATGGGCGGAGAGCTAGCTGAATCAATGCAGCATTCACCGAGATTAACGTTTTCCCTAAGTGGTGTTGCTGCACTGACACTCGCCAACGGAGTTTTGCTGTCTACTGCTGCTCAGGACGTTATTAAAGTAACCCCAAGCAATAACTTAACTGTAGTGATAATCCGACATGGAGAGAAACCATTAAATAACCACAATCTGTCATGCAAAGGCTTGAACCGAGCTCTGCAGCTTCCGGAAGTACTTAATAAAAAATTTCTAAATTTTGATCATACTTTTGTCCCTTCGTTAAAGAACGGAGAACACACGCGTCATGCAAGAATGTTTCAGACAGTCACTCCATTAGCGATCAAGAATAAATTAGAAGTCAACAGCAGCTTTGGCGGAAAAGATTATGATGGCATAGCTAAACATCTACTTTCTAAAGCAGGCACTATCCTTCTAGTATGGAAACACAGCAAAATTCAAAATATCGCTCAAAACCTCGGGGTAAAGAATCCACCTCAATGGAGAAAAGAAGATTTTGACAGTATCTGGGTCATCTCATTCAAAAATGGCAAAGCATCATTAGAAATCGACAAGCTAGGAATAAATCCATCTATCCACTGCAATTATTAG